One genomic region from Desulfatibacillum aliphaticivorans DSM 15576 encodes:
- a CDS encoding phage tail protein, with translation MADWFQNNLIDLLPPLYEHKDESGDLRSLLSLPAGTLDEIKEAIDRFPDIFDVERCDERFLPLLAYLVGHHYDGTDTPENQRRLIREAVEIYRRKGTIPAIDRSLGSVGWEGHIEETFRSALRLNSRSRLSSAKLPGNVFSLGVYRVHSLNLAEGVRDALSFHHPAGTRAFFLQWLATFLEIGSDLEFQNAAHVRSVVLAFLDETFVLGRSRLGSCRHLTNKQRIFNYLQLTSTVEMVPEIDRANNKVSRFHGRQNRMRLNHRPLNERRLVNTSIREDRLSFCNPIYTGRDYLTDIVETGFNLSADHLNRRKLSFADTETLYCFRQKDLFSILQAEASEALQNRQTFGFNIEARNRQCFQLGRSPLNGDVVINAIQGGHSSALLVAAAGCKAGVTEASDLINRWRRRGPVFKLNANVLNNRTLTNANLTGERASLEVYVDTGSLQRPRIVPLSLNQRALNTTSLRLSVDRTRPLRIGRMKLNQAGFRFTEPSYRWLFRQQDFSEAQEAATESAVNKYQVTQWPV, from the coding sequence GTGGCGGACTGGTTCCAGAACAATCTCATCGATCTGCTGCCGCCATTGTATGAGCACAAGGATGAAAGCGGCGACCTTCGCTCTCTGCTTTCACTCCCGGCAGGCACGCTCGATGAGATCAAGGAGGCCATTGACAGGTTCCCCGACATTTTTGATGTGGAGCGCTGTGACGAGCGCTTTCTGCCCTTGCTCGCGTATCTGGTCGGTCACCACTATGACGGCACAGACACGCCGGAAAACCAGCGTCGGCTGATCCGTGAAGCGGTCGAGATATACCGTCGCAAAGGAACCATTCCGGCAATCGATCGCAGTCTTGGGTCTGTCGGTTGGGAGGGGCATATCGAGGAAACTTTCCGCAGTGCTCTCCGTTTAAACTCCCGTTCCCGATTGAGTTCGGCAAAACTCCCCGGCAATGTGTTCAGCCTCGGAGTGTATCGGGTTCACAGTCTTAACCTGGCCGAAGGTGTGCGGGATGCATTGTCTTTTCATCATCCGGCTGGCACTCGGGCGTTTTTCCTGCAGTGGCTCGCTACTTTTCTGGAAATCGGGTCCGATCTGGAATTTCAGAACGCCGCCCATGTCCGCAGTGTGGTTCTGGCTTTTCTCGATGAAACTTTCGTGCTGGGAAGAAGCCGTCTCGGCTCTTGCCGCCATCTGACCAACAAGCAGCGGATATTCAATTACCTGCAGCTGACCAGCACTGTGGAGATGGTTCCGGAAATCGATCGGGCCAACAATAAGGTCTCCCGTTTTCATGGCCGTCAAAACAGGATGCGACTCAATCACAGGCCGCTCAACGAAAGACGGCTGGTGAACACCTCCATCCGCGAGGACAGGCTGTCCTTCTGTAATCCGATCTATACCGGCCGGGATTATCTCACCGATATTGTCGAGACCGGTTTCAACCTCTCGGCTGATCATCTCAACCGCCGCAAACTTTCCTTTGCCGATACGGAAACCCTTTACTGCTTTCGGCAGAAAGACCTCTTTTCAATTCTGCAGGCGGAGGCTTCGGAAGCCCTGCAGAACAGACAGACCTTCGGCTTCAACATCGAAGCGAGAAACCGGCAATGCTTCCAGCTGGGCCGTTCACCGCTCAACGGGGATGTGGTCATCAATGCCATTCAGGGTGGACACAGCAGTGCGCTGCTGGTTGCCGCCGCCGGATGCAAAGCCGGTGTCACCGAAGCATCAGATCTGATTAACCGCTGGCGTCGGAGAGGGCCTGTATTCAAGCTCAACGCGAATGTCCTCAACAACCGGACTTTGACCAATGCGAACCTCACCGGAGAACGGGCATCGCTTGAAGTCTATGTGGATACAGGTTCTCTCCAACGCCCACGGATCGTGCCTTTGAGCCTGAACCAACGCGCCCTCAACACGACCTCTTTACGCCTCTCCGTGGATCGGACCCGACCGCTCCGCATCGGCCGGATGAAACTCAATCAGGCCGGTTTCCGATTCACCGAGCCGTCCTACCGATGGCTGTTCCGTCAACAGGATTTCAGCGAGGCGCAGGAGGCCGCGACAGAGAGCGCCGTGAACAAATATCAAGTAACCCAATGGCCTGTTTAA